The following nucleotide sequence is from Melioribacteraceae bacterium.
TATGTTGATATGGCTGAAGAGCTAGCTCGTGAAAGACTGAAAGAACTTTTTCATGCTGAATATGTTAACGTCCAACCTCACAGTGGTTCACAAGCAAACATGGCTGTTTACATGTCATTGCTTAAACCTGGAGATAAAGTTTTAGGTTTAAGTTTAGACCACGGTGGACATTTGACTCATGGATCATTCGTGAATTTTTCCGGACAAATTTATAAATCTGTTGGTTATACGTTAAGCGAAAAAAATCAGCAACTTGATTATAATTTAATTGAAGACCTTGCGGTAAAAGAAAAACCGAAACTTATTATTGCAGGCGCAAGCGCTTACTCACGTGATTGGGATTATAAAGCTTTCAGAGAGATCGCTGATAAGGTTGGTGCATTTTTACTCTGCGATATGGCACATCCTGCCGGACTTATTTCTAAGGGATTATTAAATAGCCCAATTGATTATTGTGATGTTGTAACTTCTACAACGCATAAAACACTGAGAGGTCCGCGTGGTGGAATAATTCTTATCGGTAAAGACAGAGAAAATCCAATGGGAATTAAAACTCCGAAGGGAGATCGTACAAAATTAATGTCAGAAGTATTTGATTCAATGGTTATGCCGGGTATTCAAGGCGGTCCGTTGATGCATGTTATTATGGCTAAAGCTGTAGCATTCAAAGAAGCATTAAGCGATGATTTCAAAATTTATGCTCAGCAAGTCATTAAGAATGCAAAAAGATTAGCAGAGAAATTAATATCATATGATTTCCAAATTATTTCCGGCGGAACAGACAATCACCTTATGTTAGTTGATTTAACGAATAAGGAAATCAGCGGTAAGAAAGCTGAAAATACATTAGGTGCGGCGGGCATTACCGTTAACAAAAATATGATTCCGTTCGATAAGAAAAGTCCTTTCGTAACAAGCGGAATTAGAATAGGAACAGCAGCAGTTACAACCCGTGGTATGAAAGAAAATGAGATGGATCGGATTGGAGAATTGATAAATTCTGCATTAGTAAACCATGAAAACGAAAGTGAGTTAGCCAAAATTAAAGAGGAAGTTAAATCACTTTGTTCAAATTTTCCTCTATATCCCGAACTTAGATCATAAGTAATTAAGTGAGTTCTGAAGAAAAGAAATTAGAAGACGATGAATCACCTGAAGTCGAAATGTCTTTCCTAGATCATCTTGAGGAATTACGTTGGCGAATTCTATACTCTTTAATTGGAATAGCTGTCGGTACTGTTGTTGCTTGGATTTTTATTGATATAATCATTGATCACATCTTACTGCGTCCGGCTCAACATGCTGATATAAGTCTTCAAAACCTAAGACCTTTCGGACAATTATTCTTGTATTTTCAAGTTGCATTCATAGTCGGTATAATATTGAGTATCCCCAACATTTTTTATCAACTATGGTTATTTGTCTCTCCGGCTTTACGATCGAACGAAAAAAAATATGTAACCGCGGTTGTGGGATTTTCCACATTATGTTTTCTTGGTGGAATTGTGTTTGCTTATTTTGTGATGCTTCCGTTTACTCTGTCATTTGCAGGTAAATTTGGTTCCGAATTAATTGAGAACAACTTTGCGATTGATGAATACTTTTCCATTATTATCAGTGTGATGCTTGCAGCCGGAATTGTTTTCGAATTACCAATGATGTCGTTCTTTTTATCCAGATTAGGGTTATTAACTCCCGCGTTTATGAAAAAATATAGAAGGCATGCAATTGTTGGTATTCTAATCGCAGCAGCAATTCTCACTCCGGGCACAGACCCAATAGCTCAAGTACTTCTAGCCGTTCCGTTGGTTTTATTATATGAAATAAGTATTTTTGTTTCAAAAATATTTCAGAGAAAGAGTGTCTCAGATTAAACTTCCAGAAATAATCCTTCCCATTCAACAAGAACTCGAATCCTTCAACGATAAATTTAAATCCTCAATCAAATCTAAAGTTGGTTTAGTTGATTTAGTAACTAAATACATCTTAAAACAAAAAGGTAAAAAGATCCGTCCGGTTTTGGTTTTACTTTCTGCAGGTATAAGCGGAGGGATTTCTGATCGTTCTTATAGAGGTGCAGTTTTAGTTGAGATGCTCCACACAGCAACTCTAGTTCATGATGATGTGGTTGATGCCGCTGAAACACGAAGAGGACTACCATCGATAAATGCTGTCTGGAAAAATAAAGTAGCCGTCTTGATTGGAGATTATCTTCTTTCACGAGGATTAATGCTTGCGGTTGATGGTAATGATTTCGATTTTTTGAGAATTGTTACTGATACTGTAAAAAGAATGTCGGAAGGTGAACTTCTTCAAATTAGCAAAACAAGAAAATTGGATATCGACGAAGAAACTTATTATAAAATAATTTCTGACAAAACCGCATCGCTGATTTCAACTTGTTGCGAGATTGGTGCAAAAAGTGCAACCCAGAATGAAGGTCAAATACAAGCTATGAGAAGCTTTGGTGAAGCTTTGGGT
It contains:
- the glyA gene encoding serine hydroxymethyltransferase — its product is MLEYLKNDPEIFEVANLELNRQEDHLELIASENFVSLPVLAAAGSILTNKYAEGYPGKRYYGGCEYVDMAEELARERLKELFHAEYVNVQPHSGSQANMAVYMSLLKPGDKVLGLSLDHGGHLTHGSFVNFSGQIYKSVGYTLSEKNQQLDYNLIEDLAVKEKPKLIIAGASAYSRDWDYKAFREIADKVGAFLLCDMAHPAGLISKGLLNSPIDYCDVVTSTTHKTLRGPRGGIILIGKDRENPMGIKTPKGDRTKLMSEVFDSMVMPGIQGGPLMHVIMAKAVAFKEALSDDFKIYAQQVIKNAKRLAEKLISYDFQIISGGTDNHLMLVDLTNKEISGKKAENTLGAAGITVNKNMIPFDKKSPFVTSGIRIGTAAVTTRGMKENEMDRIGELINSALVNHENESELAKIKEEVKSLCSNFPLYPELRS
- a CDS encoding polyprenyl synthetase family protein; the protein is MSQIKLPEIILPIQQELESFNDKFKSSIKSKVGLVDLVTKYILKQKGKKIRPVLVLLSAGISGGISDRSYRGAVLVEMLHTATLVHDDVVDAAETRRGLPSINAVWKNKVAVLIGDYLLSRGLMLAVDGNDFDFLRIVTDTVKRMSEGELLQISKTRKLDIDEETYYKIISDKTASLISTCCEIGAKSATQNEGQIQAMRSFGEALGIAFQIKDDILDYTGKTKILGKPLGGDIKEKKITLPLIYSLKNVDKSEAKRIINLIKSERKKGRIQEVIDFVLTNGGIEYAEKEAEKWISKAKESLNTFAESQYKQSLTELVDFVVQRRN
- the tatC gene encoding twin-arginine translocase subunit TatC, with protein sequence MSSEEKKLEDDESPEVEMSFLDHLEELRWRILYSLIGIAVGTVVAWIFIDIIIDHILLRPAQHADISLQNLRPFGQLFLYFQVAFIVGIILSIPNIFYQLWLFVSPALRSNEKKYVTAVVGFSTLCFLGGIVFAYFVMLPFTLSFAGKFGSELIENNFAIDEYFSIIISVMLAAGIVFELPMMSFFLSRLGLLTPAFMKKYRRHAIVGILIAAAILTPGTDPIAQVLLAVPLVLLYEISIFVSKIFQRKSVSD